Proteins co-encoded in one Romeriopsis navalis LEGE 11480 genomic window:
- a CDS encoding class I SAM-dependent DNA methyltransferase, giving the protein MNAVEIEEAISQLAEAPFDAAAFPFAFLEAFGNKATTLKKLKSNSSNKSDLGGVLQRNNIHLKVCEEGEVTATLTALRESPATAKQKAKFILATDGVSLEAENLADEAEPPLVCEYAKFDDHFGFFLPLAGITTVKQIRENAFDIKATGRLNRLYVELLQKNPDWDTDERREAMNHFMARLIFCFFAEDTNIFHSENLFTATIEQMSARDSSNTHAVLAELFRAMRTPPQERAAAGIKNWANQFPYANGGLFSGSLEVPRFSKIARSYLLHVGNLDWTKINPDIFGSMIQAVADDEERGALGMHYTSVPNILKVLNPLFLDDLREQLEAAGENGRKLLNLRKRMARIRVFDPACGSGNFLVIAYKEMRAIEAVINERRGEADRRSEIPLTNFRGIEIRHFSCEVARLALIIAEYQCDVVYRGQRLALAEFLPLKDENWITCGNALQLDWLSLWDADQQGVRVRQERLDLYGETREQAEVDFENEAGETFLCGNPPYLGSTWQSKEQKADLKHIFEGRTKKWKSLDYVSGWFMKAVDYGTQTRSITAFVSTNSICQGQQVSILWPLIFNTEHEISFAHTSFKWANLASHNAGVTVVIVGLASNAEKARNLFSIEDKGETVVREAENINAYLVAGSNVEISKHMEPLSNTAEMLRGNMPYDGGNLLLSADEVIDLDLTQDQYEKLIRRIYGSAEFIRGLSRYCLWIEDDLLDEALTIAPVRQRIEGVRKMRLASRDKSANAMAAYPHRMREMNLAKQQTISMPRISSERREYLPVGLVDSKTTITDLCFGLYDASLWNMALIASRIHLVWIATVCGKLETRIRYSNTLGWNTFPVPTLTQQNKTDLTRCAEDILLAREQYFPATIADMYDPKRMDSEFPLVRQAHDLNDETLERIYIGRRFKNDTERLEKLFDLYTKMTAQQPPAKKSAPRKS; this is encoded by the coding sequence ATGAATGCAGTCGAAATCGAAGAAGCCATTTCTCAGCTTGCCGAAGCGCCCTTTGATGCAGCTGCATTCCCCTTTGCTTTCCTCGAAGCATTTGGCAATAAGGCGACGACGCTCAAGAAGCTGAAGAGCAACAGTTCAAACAAGTCTGACTTGGGTGGGGTGCTTCAACGCAACAATATTCATCTGAAGGTTTGCGAGGAAGGCGAAGTGACGGCGACGCTGACGGCGCTGCGGGAGAGTCCAGCGACGGCGAAGCAGAAGGCAAAGTTTATTCTGGCGACGGATGGTGTGAGTCTGGAGGCAGAGAATCTGGCGGATGAGGCCGAGCCGCCGTTGGTTTGTGAATACGCCAAGTTTGATGACCATTTTGGATTTTTCCTGCCATTGGCGGGCATTACGACAGTCAAGCAGATTCGAGAGAATGCCTTTGATATTAAAGCGACGGGGCGGTTAAATCGGCTGTATGTGGAGCTGTTGCAGAAGAATCCGGATTGGGATACGGATGAGCGCCGGGAGGCAATGAATCATTTTATGGCGCGGCTGATCTTTTGCTTTTTTGCAGAGGATACGAATATTTTTCACAGTGAGAATCTGTTTACGGCAACGATTGAGCAGATGTCTGCGCGGGATTCTTCGAATACCCATGCAGTGCTGGCAGAGCTATTTCGGGCGATGCGGACGCCACCGCAGGAGCGGGCGGCGGCGGGAATCAAGAATTGGGCCAACCAGTTTCCCTATGCCAATGGGGGACTATTTTCGGGCAGTTTAGAGGTGCCGCGTTTTAGTAAGATTGCCCGGTCCTATCTGCTGCATGTGGGGAATTTGGATTGGACGAAGATCAACCCGGATATTTTTGGGTCGATGATTCAGGCGGTGGCGGATGATGAGGAGCGCGGTGCGTTGGGGATGCACTATACGAGTGTGCCGAATATTCTCAAGGTTTTGAATCCGCTGTTTTTGGATGACTTGCGGGAGCAACTGGAGGCAGCGGGGGAGAATGGGCGGAAGCTGCTGAATTTGCGGAAGCGGATGGCGCGGATAAGGGTGTTTGATCCGGCTTGTGGGTCGGGGAATTTTTTGGTGATTGCCTATAAGGAGATGCGGGCGATCGAGGCGGTGATTAATGAGCGTCGGGGGGAGGCGGATCGGCGATCTGAGATTCCGTTGACGAATTTTCGAGGAATTGAGATTCGTCATTTTTCCTGTGAGGTGGCGCGGTTGGCGTTGATTATTGCGGAGTATCAGTGTGATGTGGTTTATCGGGGGCAGCGGTTGGCGTTGGCGGAGTTTTTGCCACTGAAGGATGAGAATTGGATTACTTGTGGGAATGCGTTGCAGTTGGATTGGTTGAGCTTGTGGGATGCGGATCAGCAAGGTGTCAGGGTTCGACAGGAACGTCTGGATTTATATGGCGAGACGAGGGAGCAAGCCGAAGTCGATTTCGAGAATGAAGCTGGTGAAACTTTTCTGTGTGGAAATCCACCTTATTTGGGCTCAACTTGGCAATCCAAAGAACAAAAAGCTGATTTAAAGCATATTTTTGAGGGGCGAACCAAGAAATGGAAATCGCTGGATTATGTGTCGGGATGGTTCATGAAGGCGGTAGATTATGGAACACAGACAAGATCTATTACGGCTTTTGTATCTACAAATTCAATCTGTCAGGGGCAACAGGTGTCAATTCTCTGGCCGCTAATTTTTAATACAGAGCATGAGATTTCTTTTGCGCATACGTCATTTAAGTGGGCAAATTTAGCAAGTCATAATGCCGGTGTCACAGTCGTAATCGTCGGACTTGCTAGCAACGCTGAAAAAGCTCGAAACTTGTTTTCTATTGAAGATAAAGGCGAGACAGTAGTAAGGGAAGCTGAAAATATCAACGCTTATTTAGTCGCTGGCTCTAACGTTGAAATCTCCAAGCATATGGAGCCTCTATCCAATACAGCAGAAATGCTTCGCGGAAATATGCCTTATGACGGTGGTAATTTACTTCTCTCAGCTGATGAGGTTATAGATTTAGACCTTACGCAAGATCAATATGAAAAATTGATTCGACGAATTTATGGCTCAGCCGAGTTTATCCGAGGATTATCTCGTTATTGCCTTTGGATCGAAGATGATCTTTTGGATGAAGCACTAACGATCGCACCAGTTCGGCAACGAATCGAAGGAGTGCGAAAAATGCGGTTGGCAAGCCGTGACAAGAGTGCAAATGCAATGGCTGCTTATCCGCACCGTATGCGTGAGATGAACCTTGCGAAGCAGCAAACCATTTCCATGCCGCGCATTTCATCTGAAAGACGCGAGTATCTTCCAGTTGGTTTAGTCGATTCAAAAACCACCATAACTGACCTTTGCTTCGGTCTTTACGATGCTTCTCTATGGAACATGGCGCTAATAGCCTCCCGCATACACCTCGTCTGGATCGCTACCGTCTGCGGCAAACTTGAAACGCGCATTCGCTACTCCAACACCCTCGGCTGGAACACCTTTCCTGTCCCTACCCTCACCCAACAAAACAAAACTGACCTCACCCGCTGCGCCGAAGACATCCTCCTCGCCCGCGAACAATACTTCCCCGCCACCATCGCCGATATGTACGACCCCAAACGCATGGACAGCGAATTCCCCCTCGTCCGCCAAGCCCACGATCTCAACGACGAAACCCTAGAGCGCATCTACATCGGACGCCGCTTCAAAAACGACACCGAACGCCTCGAAAAACTCTTCGATCTCTACACTAAAATGACCGCCCAGCAACCACCCGCGAAAAAGTCGGCCCCCCGAAAAAGTTAG
- a CDS encoding GIY-YIG nuclease family protein — MPKQTKPKQKQTTEDDLALLDELGLDTVPEKPKKLSAKEERIIAGFEEIEHFVEEQGRLPQHGEHRDIFERLYAVRLDRLRESKECRKVLQSIDSRGLLEADNDGHPPLEEDITDEDLLSTLGLDATTGNDITQLKHVRSRAEIKSAEEIAQRNPCEDFEQFKPVFENVQNDLDTGLRKTLKYQDNAAVNQGDMFILDGHKVIVAEMDAPFIADYGRQDRRLRVVYDNATESDLLMRSLQRSLNKDRASRRITTPDFGPLFSQVEAEDDYPTGYIYVLRSQSDDPFIAEHRSVVHKIGVTSGDVKQRIANAKKDPTYLLADVEIVTTFKLANINAKKLEALLQKFFSSARLDVELQDRFGTAVKPREWFLVPLEVIEQAIEKIREGTIGQFRYDPNTASLKQL, encoded by the coding sequence ATGCCTAAGCAAACCAAGCCTAAGCAAAAGCAGACGACAGAAGACGACTTGGCGCTGCTTGATGAATTGGGCTTAGACACAGTGCCCGAAAAACCTAAAAAGCTTTCTGCCAAAGAAGAACGGATCATCGCAGGCTTCGAAGAAATTGAGCACTTTGTTGAAGAACAGGGCAGATTGCCCCAGCATGGCGAACATCGAGACATCTTTGAGCGGCTCTATGCAGTGAGGCTAGATCGCCTACGGGAATCAAAGGAATGTCGCAAAGTATTACAGTCAATTGATTCAAGAGGACTATTAGAGGCTGACAACGATGGGCACCCACCCCTAGAAGAAGACATTACAGACGAGGACTTGCTCTCAACGCTTGGCCTTGATGCCACTACTGGCAATGACATCACTCAACTCAAACATGTGCGATCGCGCGCCGAAATTAAGTCTGCTGAGGAGATTGCACAACGCAATCCCTGCGAAGACTTCGAGCAATTCAAACCCGTTTTCGAGAATGTTCAAAACGACCTAGATACAGGTCTACGAAAAACGCTCAAGTATCAAGATAATGCAGCGGTCAATCAAGGCGATATGTTCATCCTTGATGGTCACAAAGTGATAGTGGCTGAAATGGATGCGCCTTTCATCGCGGATTATGGCCGCCAAGATCGCCGACTGAGGGTGGTATATGACAACGCCACTGAAAGCGATTTGTTGATGCGATCGCTACAACGCTCCTTAAACAAAGACAGGGCTAGCCGCCGCATCACCACCCCAGACTTTGGCCCCCTGTTTTCGCAAGTCGAAGCAGAAGATGACTATCCCACTGGCTATATTTATGTGCTGCGGAGCCAATCAGATGACCCCTTCATTGCAGAACATCGGTCTGTAGTCCACAAAATCGGTGTGACTAGCGGTGATGTAAAACAGCGAATTGCCAACGCCAAAAAAGATCCAACCTATCTACTCGCAGACGTTGAGATCGTCACAACCTTCAAGCTCGCCAATATCAACGCCAAAAAACTCGAAGCTCTCCTTCAGAAATTTTTTAGCAGTGCCCGATTGGATGTGGAATTACAGGATCGCTTTGGTACAGCAGTGAAACCTCGAGAATGGTTTCTCGTTCCATTAGAGGTGATTGAACAGGCAATCGAAAAAATTCGCGAGGGAACTATTGGCCAATTCCGATACGATCCAAATACAGCTAGCCTCAAGCAATTGTGA
- a CDS encoding DEAD/DEAH box helicase, whose protein sequence is MSQPISVPAVSVTYAQAGTSTSSNALGMRPMQERAYQQRGEQYLLIKSPPASGKSRALMFIALDKLEHQQLKQAIIVVPEKSIGSSFQDEPLSQYGFWTDWQVEPRWNLCDAPGNDGGKVDAVKKFLASEAKILVCTHATFRFAVDKFGIKVFDDRLIAVDEFHHVSANPDNRLGDQVRQLMAQGKTHIVAMTGSYFRGDAEAVLQPDDESKFATVTYTYYEQLNGYEHLKQLDIGYYFYSGSYTDEIMRVLDPRQKTILHIPNVNSRESTKDKIREVEHIIDELGEWQGTDPKTGFQLVKTTDGPILKIADLVDDDPSKRDKVATALKDPAQKNNRDHVDIIIALGMAKEGFDWIWCEHALTIGYRSSLTEIIQIIGRATRDAPGKTRARFTNLIAEPDASETAVTEAINDTLKAIAASLLMEQVLAPRFEFRPKHPENQPTPGFDYGEGGYNAAGTNVGVNPETGQIQLEIKGLAAPKSPEAERICREDLNELVTAFVQDKPSIERGLFDEEVVPEELTQVRMGKIVQEKFPDLAAEDQEAVRQHAIAALNVVQQAKAAESGGNYSTDDSGDESTPNTALIDGVRQFALSVTELDIDLIDRINPFGEAYAILSKSMSEERLKQVAAVIAAKRINLTMEEARELAKRAVRFKNEKGRLPSITAADPWEKRMAEGIAFLQRKVKEESNA, encoded by the coding sequence ATGAGTCAGCCTATTTCAGTACCCGCCGTATCCGTCACCTACGCCCAAGCTGGCACCTCCACAAGCTCTAATGCCCTCGGTATGCGCCCCATGCAAGAGCGGGCCTACCAGCAACGCGGCGAACAATACCTCCTAATCAAATCACCCCCGGCCTCCGGCAAAAGTCGGGCACTCATGTTTATCGCCCTGGACAAGCTGGAACACCAGCAACTCAAACAAGCCATCATCGTTGTGCCAGAGAAATCGATCGGTTCCAGCTTCCAGGATGAACCGCTCAGTCAGTATGGCTTTTGGACCGACTGGCAAGTCGAACCCCGATGGAATCTTTGCGATGCGCCAGGAAACGACGGCGGCAAAGTCGATGCAGTGAAGAAGTTCCTCGCCAGCGAGGCCAAGATACTAGTCTGTACTCACGCCACCTTCCGCTTCGCCGTGGATAAATTCGGCATCAAAGTGTTTGACGATCGCCTGATCGCCGTAGATGAGTTCCACCACGTTTCCGCCAACCCCGACAATCGGCTCGGCGATCAGGTACGCCAACTCATGGCCCAAGGCAAAACCCATATCGTCGCCATGACTGGCTCCTACTTTCGCGGCGACGCCGAAGCCGTACTGCAGCCAGACGACGAATCAAAATTTGCCACCGTCACCTATACCTACTACGAACAACTCAACGGTTACGAGCACCTGAAGCAGCTCGACATCGGCTACTACTTCTACTCCGGCAGCTACACCGACGAAATCATGCGGGTGTTAGATCCTCGACAAAAAACCATCCTGCACATCCCCAACGTCAACTCCCGCGAAAGCACCAAAGACAAAATCCGTGAGGTCGAACACATCATCGACGAACTGGGAGAATGGCAAGGCACCGATCCCAAAACAGGATTTCAACTCGTCAAAACCACCGATGGCCCAATCCTCAAAATCGCCGATCTCGTAGATGACGATCCCAGCAAGCGCGATAAAGTTGCCACCGCTCTGAAAGATCCCGCCCAAAAAAATAACCGCGATCACGTTGATATCATCATCGCCCTCGGCATGGCTAAAGAAGGCTTCGACTGGATTTGGTGCGAACACGCCTTGACGATCGGCTACCGCTCCAGCCTCACCGAAATCATCCAAATCATTGGCCGCGCCACCCGCGATGCCCCCGGCAAAACCCGTGCCCGCTTCACCAACCTGATCGCCGAACCCGATGCCAGCGAAACCGCCGTTACCGAAGCAATCAACGACACGCTCAAAGCCATTGCGGCCAGTCTGCTCATGGAACAAGTCCTCGCCCCGCGCTTCGAGTTCCGCCCCAAGCACCCCGAAAATCAACCCACACCGGGCTTTGACTACGGGGAAGGGGGCTACAATGCCGCCGGAACAAATGTGGGGGTCAATCCAGAGACCGGACAAATTCAGCTCGAAATCAAAGGACTCGCCGCACCCAAAAGTCCAGAAGCTGAACGCATCTGTCGCGAAGACCTCAACGAATTAGTCACAGCCTTCGTCCAAGACAAGCCCAGCATCGAGCGCGGCCTATTTGATGAAGAAGTCGTTCCCGAGGAACTGACCCAGGTGCGCATGGGCAAAATTGTTCAGGAAAAGTTTCCAGATCTAGCAGCTGAAGACCAAGAAGCTGTTCGACAACATGCGATCGCTGCCCTCAACGTCGTCCAACAAGCAAAAGCGGCTGAATCGGGCGGAAACTATTCGACAGACGATTCAGGAGACGAGTCAACTCCGAACACTGCTCTCATTGACGGCGTTCGTCAATTCGCCCTATCGGTCACAGAACTCGATATCGACCTGATTGACCGCATCAACCCCTTTGGCGAAGCCTATGCTATCCTCTCAAAATCCATGAGCGAAGAGCGGCTTAAGCAGGTCGCAGCGGTCATTGCAGCGAAGCGGATCAATCTCACGATGGAAGAAGCCAGAGAATTAGCCAAACGAGCCGTACGCTTCAAGAATGAGAAAGGGAGACTGCCCTCAATTACCGCAGCCGACCCCTGGGAAAAACGTATGGCCGAAGGAATTGCGTTCCTGCAACGCAAGGTAAAGGAGGAGAGTAATGCCTAA
- a CDS encoding ABC transporter substrate-binding protein, translated as MVVLVRRYLAIFCAGLLLVLGLSACSPNQLRNPTAQVSQIIESQLGDPGTFNYALNNSSPNVFGYTYEGLITEDGLTSEIEPAIAESWEVSDDKKSLTFTLKDNLKWSDGEPLTVDDVVFTYNSIYLNPEIQTDIQDILRIGKERKLPKVEKVGPKQVKFTTPEPFAPFLRTMSLGIMPQHALAKTITEKDRDGKPLFLSTWSTNDDPKSVITNGMYTLEEYVSGQRVTFRRNPNYWRQDAEGKKQPYVERLVWKLVDNRDTTLIKFRSGESDIIEPLRPEDFPLLKNEEKRGKFKVYMGEARPVTTFMSFNLNQGKRDGKPVVDPIKSKWFNNTAFRQAVAYAIDRNKMNTNSYRGLGVLINSFISTRSPYSLSPEQGLKVYDYDPEKAKKLLTDAGFKYNGSQLEDSAGNPVEFTLMTNSSNTLRVSLIAQIKQDLADIGIKVNLNPINFNTLIEKIGNTYDWQAYLLAFGSGPEPHYLSHVWQPDGASHGFNQRAEGGTKMLEGQQVSDWEKEMGRLYTQGATELDDAKRREIYGKVQQIGQEQLPWIPLVVERIMAVGRNKVEGVRYPESGGITWNIHELRVAE; from the coding sequence ATGGTAGTTTTGGTGCGGCGCTATTTAGCCATTTTCTGTGCAGGGTTACTTTTGGTCTTGGGGCTGTCGGCTTGTAGTCCCAATCAGTTGCGCAACCCAACGGCGCAGGTTTCCCAAATTATTGAAAGTCAACTCGGCGATCCCGGCACTTTCAACTATGCGCTGAATAACTCCTCTCCGAATGTTTTTGGCTATACCTACGAAGGACTGATTACGGAAGATGGTCTAACCAGCGAAATCGAACCGGCGATCGCCGAGTCCTGGGAAGTCTCTGATGATAAAAAGAGCCTCACCTTCACGCTCAAAGATAATCTCAAATGGTCTGACGGTGAGCCGCTGACCGTCGATGATGTGGTCTTCACCTACAACTCCATTTACCTCAACCCTGAAATCCAGACGGATATTCAGGATATTCTCCGCATTGGCAAAGAACGCAAACTGCCGAAGGTGGAGAAAGTTGGGCCAAAGCAGGTCAAATTCACCACACCGGAACCCTTTGCGCCTTTCTTGCGCACCATGAGCCTGGGCATTATGCCTCAGCACGCATTGGCCAAGACGATTACCGAAAAAGATCGTGATGGTAAACCGCTATTTCTTAGCACTTGGAGCACCAATGATGATCCCAAGAGTGTCATCACCAACGGGATGTACACCCTCGAAGAGTACGTTAGCGGTCAGCGCGTCACCTTCCGCCGCAATCCCAACTATTGGCGTCAGGATGCGGAAGGCAAAAAACAGCCCTATGTCGAGCGGTTAGTTTGGAAGTTGGTGGATAACCGCGATACGACATTGATTAAGTTTCGATCGGGTGAATCCGACATCATTGAGCCCCTGCGTCCCGAAGATTTTCCGCTACTGAAGAATGAAGAAAAGCGGGGCAAATTCAAGGTCTATATGGGGGAAGCCCGTCCTGTTACGACGTTTATGTCGTTCAACCTCAACCAAGGCAAACGGGATGGTAAGCCTGTGGTTGATCCGATTAAATCGAAGTGGTTTAACAACACCGCATTCCGTCAGGCCGTGGCCTATGCGATCGATCGCAACAAAATGAACACCAACTCCTACCGGGGTTTGGGGGTGTTGATTAATTCGTTTATTAGTACCCGGAGTCCCTACTCGCTATCGCCGGAACAGGGATTGAAGGTATACGACTATGACCCGGAGAAAGCGAAAAAACTCCTCACAGATGCGGGCTTCAAGTACAACGGTAGCCAGCTAGAAGATAGCGCGGGTAATCCGGTCGAGTTCACGCTGATGACCAACTCCTCGAATACGTTGCGCGTCTCCCTGATTGCGCAGATCAAGCAGGACTTGGCGGACATCGGGATCAAAGTCAATCTCAACCCGATTAACTTCAATACCCTGATTGAGAAAATTGGCAATACCTACGATTGGCAGGCTTATCTACTGGCCTTTGGCAGTGGCCCTGAGCCGCATTACTTATCCCATGTCTGGCAGCCGGACGGGGCATCCCACGGGTTTAACCAGCGAGCCGAAGGCGGCACCAAGATGCTAGAAGGTCAGCAGGTTTCCGACTGGGAAAAGGAAATGGGGCGGCTTTATACTCAAGGGGCAACGGAACTCGACGATGCCAAACGCCGTGAAATCTACGGCAAGGTCCAGCAAATTGGCCAGGAGCAGTTGCCTTGGATTCCCCTCGTAGTGGAGCGCATCATGGCCGTGGGCCGCAATAAGGTTGAAGGCGTGCGCTATCCCGAATCCGGTGGGATTACTTGGAATATTCACGAGTTACGGGTTGCCGAATAG
- a CDS encoding ABC transporter substrate-binding protein, translated as MKRSRRLNFLRVLLVCLCLLLPLSACSLQRFRAHNESQLVLATPTDPKTFNFANNQSFPNIFMFTYDGLTRENGVTGEIEPSLAESWQFSKDKKTAIFTLRPDLKWSDGNPLTADDVVFTYQDVVFNPKVPIEVKDNLKIGAKQAYPSLRKLDDRRVKFTFPEPFAPFLRATAAPNGVCILPKHALEQSLKTKDANGNLAFLSTWGSDTPPDQIIVNGPYKLDAYVAGQRVVFRRNPYYWRKAEDGTQLPKLDKIIWQVIENLDVQLLRFRSGDLDVLGDTRPMKSEYYGLLKQEAKRLNANVLDGGAWSGVLQFVFNVSTAKNAEGKPFVDPIKAKWFNTKEFRQAVAHAIDKERINTNLFRGLGVVQHSPVSIQSPYFLSPEQGLKVYDYNIDTAKQLLTGAGFKYDNQGQLFDADGNRVEFNLITNSNNLVRVAIGSQIKQDLDKIGMKVNFQTLNFNVLVDKLTTTRDWDIHIVGFGGGVDPHGVANLWMTSGGSHAFNLKQQPGQSEVKDYAPKPYESAIDRLFIAGAQEFDEAKRKEIYGQFQQIVAEEVPIIHLVNDRALMAVRKDVKGLKYSGLPTWGLWNIDELDR; from the coding sequence ATGAAACGCAGTCGGCGGCTCAATTTCCTCAGGGTCTTGTTGGTTTGTCTATGCTTATTGCTGCCCTTATCTGCCTGTAGTCTCCAGCGATTTCGGGCGCACAACGAATCCCAACTTGTGCTCGCCACACCCACCGACCCCAAAACCTTCAACTTTGCCAATAACCAGTCGTTCCCGAATATTTTCATGTTTACCTATGATGGGTTAACGCGGGAAAACGGTGTGACGGGCGAGATTGAGCCATCACTAGCAGAATCCTGGCAATTTTCCAAGGATAAGAAAACCGCGATATTTACCCTGCGACCCGATTTGAAATGGTCCGATGGAAACCCACTCACCGCTGATGATGTGGTGTTTACTTACCAAGATGTGGTGTTCAATCCCAAGGTGCCGATCGAGGTCAAAGACAATCTGAAAATTGGGGCAAAACAGGCATATCCTTCGCTGCGGAAGCTGGATGATCGGCGCGTGAAATTCACTTTCCCAGAACCCTTTGCGCCATTTCTGCGGGCGACTGCTGCCCCGAATGGCGTTTGTATTTTGCCGAAACATGCCCTAGAGCAGTCACTCAAAACTAAAGATGCCAATGGGAATCTGGCCTTTCTATCCACCTGGGGGAGCGATACGCCGCCGGACCAAATTATTGTGAATGGTCCGTACAAACTGGATGCTTACGTGGCGGGACAGCGTGTTGTCTTCCGTCGCAATCCCTACTATTGGCGCAAAGCTGAGGATGGCACCCAACTACCCAAGCTCGATAAAATTATCTGGCAGGTAATCGAGAATCTTGATGTGCAGCTACTGCGGTTTCGATCGGGTGACTTAGATGTTCTCGGTGATACTCGCCCGATGAAATCGGAATACTACGGTTTGCTGAAGCAAGAGGCCAAACGTCTGAATGCGAATGTGCTGGACGGTGGTGCTTGGTCGGGGGTGCTGCAATTTGTCTTTAATGTCAGCACGGCTAAAAATGCTGAGGGTAAGCCGTTTGTTGACCCGATCAAAGCTAAATGGTTTAACACCAAGGAATTTCGGCAGGCCGTGGCCCATGCGATCGATAAAGAGCGGATCAACACCAATCTTTTCCGGGGTTTAGGCGTGGTGCAGCATTCACCCGTTTCGATCCAAAGTCCCTACTTTCTCTCGCCGGAACAGGGATTGAAAGTCTACGACTACAACATTGACACCGCGAAGCAGTTGCTCACGGGCGCGGGGTTTAAATATGACAATCAGGGTCAGCTCTTTGATGCGGATGGCAACCGTGTCGAATTCAACCTGATTACAAATTCCAATAATTTGGTGCGCGTGGCGATCGGCTCACAGATCAAACAAGACCTCGACAAAATTGGCATGAAGGTGAATTTCCAAACGCTAAATTTCAATGTGTTGGTGGATAAGCTCACTACCACGCGCGATTGGGATATTCACATTGTCGGCTTTGGGGGTGGGGTTGATCCTCACGGTGTGGCGAATCTCTGGATGACCAGTGGTGGTTCCCATGCATTTAATCTGAAGCAACAACCCGGTCAGTCGGAAGTTAAAGATTACGCACCAAAGCCTTATGAATCAGCGATTGATCGGCTGTTTATTGCCGGTGCCCAAGAATTTGACGAAGCCAAGCGCAAGGAAATCTATGGCCAATTCCAGCAGATAGTGGCTGAAGAAGTGCCAATTATTCACTTAGTCAACGATCGGGCGCTGATGGCCGTTCGCAAAGATGTGAAAGGTCTCAAATACAGCGGCTTACCAACCTGGGGTCTGTGGAATATTGATGAACTCGATCGGTGA
- a CDS encoding Txe/YoeB family addiction module toxin — protein MRPFIDFTDWDKTDRKIFAKITTLLKDIDRASFTGLGKPEPLKHQLSGYWSRRITNEHRLVYQVNDAEISVVSCRYHYE, from the coding sequence CTGAGGCCTTTTATAGACTTCACTGACTGGGATAAAACCGATCGCAAAATCTTCGCCAAAATTACCACGCTACTCAAAGATATCGATCGTGCGTCGTTTACTGGATTAGGCAAGCCAGAACCGCTCAAACATCAGCTAAGTGGCTATTGGTCACGTCGGATTACCAATGAACATCGTTTGGTCTATCAGGTGAATGATGCCGAAATTAGTGTGGTTTCTTGCCGTTATCACTATGAATAA
- a CDS encoding type II toxin-antitoxin system VapC family toxin, with the protein MKILIDTNIVLDLILERDPFVEDAIAIFEQIEQSNLEGHIAATTITNIFYLIRKIEGREVALAAIHRLLIGLQFCAVDRQTIETALSLGLKDFEDSIQLACATLNQLDAIVTRDRKDFVGSNLPIYSPTELLNQL; encoded by the coding sequence GTGAAAATTCTCATCGATACCAACATCGTCCTCGATCTCATCCTGGAAAGAGACCCCTTTGTTGAAGACGCGATCGCCATCTTCGAGCAAATTGAACAGAGCAACTTGGAAGGCCATATCGCCGCCACCACTATCACCAATATTTTCTACCTCATCCGTAAAATCGAAGGTCGTGAAGTCGCCCTTGCGGCCATTCACCGGCTCCTGATTGGTCTCCAATTTTGTGCTGTCGATCGCCAAACCATCGAAACTGCACTCAGCCTTGGCCTGAAAGACTTTGAAGACAGCATTCAACTAGCCTGTGCCACCCTCAATCAACTCGATGCGATCGTCACCCGCGATCGGAAAGACTTCGTCGGTAGCAACCTCCCTATTTATTCCCCCACAGAACTCTTAAACCAGCTCTAG
- a CDS encoding DUF2281 domain-containing protein — MTATEKLYQLLQTLPENQITEVLNFAEFLHQKQPTTPTTKTIPPGTLTGLRGIAKHPGSTPNEAELKAEYTDYLTQKYQ, encoded by the coding sequence ATGACAGCCACCGAAAAGCTCTACCAACTGCTCCAAACCCTCCCAGAAAACCAAATCACCGAAGTCCTCAACTTCGCCGAATTTCTCCACCAAAAACAGCCCACCACTCCAACGACCAAGACGATCCCCCCCGGTACTCTTACTGGACTCCGAGGCATCGCCAAACATCCCGGTTCTACTCCAAATGAAGCCGAACTAAAAGCCGAATATACCGACTATCTAACCCAGAAATACCAATAA